In Candidatus Krumholzibacteriia bacterium, the genomic window ATCGTCGAGTCGGGCCACGAGCGACAGGTACTCCCTCTTCTGCAGCTGGAGAACCAGGGCCTTACCGCGTGGGAGGAGTTCGTCCGGTGAATCGGCGCTGGGGGCGTCCCCGACGGGCAAGAGCCATGTCTCGACGAAGACCGTCGAACTCTCGGGAAGGGCGGCCGTGCGACGCTCCAGAGCCTCGAGCAGACGCGCATCCTGCGCGGTCTGTGCAACAGCAGGCAAGGCGGAGCTGGTCAGGATCGAAAGGCAACAGAGAAGGGCGAACCGGCGAGGGCTCGTGCGGCGATTGGATCGCGGCCAATCGGTGGAACAGCAGGGCAAGGGCAACTCTCCCAGGGTTGACCCGCTGCGACGGCCTCGTCGTTTGCGCTCGAGTCGTTCGGGACCCGGTCGGCGGACGGGCGCCGGTGCCGCGGGCACGGACGGAATCACTTCGATGGCCCCGATCGGCGGCCCCTCGGGCGCGAGGAAGACCACGGAGCGAAGCAGGGGAGCCGTGAATCTGTTTCGAGGAACAGGAGGAAACCGTCGGAAACAACATGAGCGTAGCAGATTTCCGAGGCAGAGGAACAGTGCGGATCGATGGCGCAGCCCACAGGCGAGATGATAGTGTTCGTCATCCGTCGACGGCGTGCCGTCGACGCGAGGCGGCATCCCATGTCCAGAGCCGGGACGAGACCGACATGACCGATCGAATCGACACGAGTGCGGTGGAAGTTCCCGCATCGCTGATTCCACTGCGCGAGCGCCTGGCGGCCCACATCCACGCGGTCTGGGCGGAGGGCCGGCGGCGGGGCGGCTGGACGTGGGGGCCACGGCGTGACGACGAAGCCCTCACCCATCCGGGTCTGGTGCCCTACGACGATCTGAGCGAATCGGAGAAGGACTACGACCGCAACACCGCCCTCGAAACGCTGAAGGCGGTTCTGGCGCTCGGTTACCGGCTCGAATCGCCGCAGACGGACGACCCGGAGGCCGGAACCGACTCGATGACCTGACCCGCGAGCTCCAGGTCGCTCTGCAGTCGATTCACCTGACTCCTGTCCTTTTCCTTCTCCTCTTCGGAGAGAGCATCCCAGGGAACGAGCGATCCGCGGAGCTTCCGGGTGCCCATCGCCGCCCGAACGTCGCGCTTGCCGTCCTCGGTGAGCCGGTCGTAGCCCTCGGGGTAGGAGCCGAAGCGCCACCCCAGGACCAGGCGCTCGGCCATCCAGCGATTGTGCTCCACGGGTGCGAGGCGCTCGAGATCGTGGACGTCGATCGGGGGCGCCGACTCTCCCGGCAACGCGGGTCGATACCGATAGCCGAGACAGGCGAGCTTGACCAACGCGTGGGCGGCCGCCGTGTAGTTCTGTGCCTTCTCGGCCGGTGTCATGCACTCCCAGGCCCTCTCGGCCATCCGACGGCGCTCGTCGTCGGTACGAACGGCACGGTCCCCGTCGAGCGCCTCCAGATACGACAGATGGATGATGCTCGCGACGTCCTCGCGCACGGGATGCGTGATCACGTCGTAGCCCGCCGTGTCGTCGGCGAGTCCGAAGGGAATGATGGGAAACCGTGGGTGTCGCTCCGCCTCGCGGAGCATGCGGCCGAGACCTTCCTCGGTCGGCACATGGACGTAGATCGGCACGCACACGGGATGTTCAGCATCGGTGAGCCCGAGCAGTCGGCTCTGCAGGCGCAGGGCCGACCGCACGTTCTTCCGCTCGTCGGCGAAGCACACGATCAGCGCCGGTTTGACCGGCTCGTCGCCGTCAGTCCTCATCAGCCGGAGGAGTCGCGCGACATCGTCGGGCGATTCCGCTCGCGAGTTCATCTCGCGGAACTCGGCCGTGCACACGTACTCGACCCCTTCGCCCGTCGGAGCACTCCACGCCGAATTCACCCGATATCCACGATGACTCCAGCGATCCTTGTCCGGATCGGGGCGCGCGGCGTGCTCCTCGAGATCGATCGTCTCGTCCGGGGCAAAGCCCGGGTGCCGCGCCAGGAAACCACGCTTCAGATCGTCGATCCCATGGTCGTGGATCGTCATGCGCGGACGTCGCGCGCATGGGAAGTGCGCGAGCCGGGCGATCTCGAGCGCGATCACCTGCCCCGCGCGTTCGAATCCGAAGATCCCGTACCACGGGATCTCGTGCGACGCGGGCACGTGAACGGTGGCAAGGCCGTGGGCAGGATTCAGCAGGAGGTCGAGCGCCGCGTTGTTCCACGAACTGAAGGTGTGGAGATCGACGGGATCCAGTTGGCATTCGAAGAGGTCGTGTTCGGCCAGCAATTCGGACAGCTCCTGCTCGCCGACGTGCACGCGACATTGCAGATGTCCGTAGGGCGCGGGCGCTCGTTTCATCTCACGTCGCCGCTCGATCTCACCCGTGCGATGGGCCTGGATCACGTCGCGCGCGATATCGATGTTCAGTGCGTCGTCCCCGCACGCGATGATCAGGTCCCCGGCGGCGTCGAGCCCCGCGCGCTCGCGGATCTCGGGCGAGGTCACGTCACCGACGATGACGAGGGCGCCGAGCGTCGACGCTTCGTCGAGCCACGGATTCGCCGGATCGCTCTCGACGACGATGACGTTCCGCTTCGGCCCGACGCGCCGGCGCGTTTCCTCGTCGTCGGAACGGAGGTCGTGCACGACCTGCATGTTGAGCCTTCCGAGGCCGAAACAGACCACGTACGGCGTGCGCCGCGAAGACGCGCGGAAGTGGCTACGCTCGAGCGATTCCTGCCATCGCCTGGACACGGCCAGGACGATCGCGACCGCGAGCGAGAGATTGAAGACCAGAGCGGCGGTCCGCGCGACGAACAGGAGGTGTCTGCCCAGCTCCTCGTGGTCCGGATCGTAGCCGCGTTCGTCGTCACGGATCTGGGGCCCCTCCAGCACCAGGGTGCCGGCCACGCGGTAGCCGTCGGACGCGATACGTTGGACGAAGCCGAGAAACCCGGACGCAGAGCCGGATTCGCGTGGCATGCCGTGTTCGAGGATGACGATGGCGGACCACGCCGACACGACGCACAGTACCGCGCTCGTAATCGTGATCACCCGGAAGTTGTGCTGGACGACATGCAACAGTCGGACGAGCAGACGTCTCATGGCTCCGGTCGCTCGGAGGGGGAGAAGGCGCGTCCGATCCATGGGCGCCGGACACCACGCATTGATGGTTGTCGGATCTTCGGTGCAGTTCGCCGAGTGTAGCGTTCGCCCTGGGATCGAGGCAACTGTGTCTCGAGCGGGGTGCTCGGTCGTCGAATCCGGCCGGTGATCGCACGATCTCTCGAGTCGATCACCGAAGCCCCGGCAGCGTGACCGCCGGCGAGGACGCCAAGCAGAAGTTCGTCGACGACTTCGTCGCCGCCTGGACCAAGGTGATGACGAACGATCGCTTCGATCTGACCGCCATTGCCCGGGCCGACGGTCCGGAGTCGCAGACGGGCAAGTAGAACCGTTCCGTCGCGGGCTCGGGCCCGTGATGGTGGATGGACGACGGGCGGGAGGCAGGGTCCTCCCGCCCGTTCTTCGTGGGTGGTGGTGTCGGAGCGGGTCGGAGTGGGCCATGGACCTTCCGCAGGAGGCTGTGACAAGAGCGAAGGCTCCGTGCAGACCGGTCAGGCCGCTTCCGCGGCGGAAGTCCTCCCCGTCGTCTTCGTCTTCCACCTGTCCGCCGAGCCGCTGCGGTGTCCACTCGGGTCATGCGCGCCCGACCGGCACACGAGAGCGGGTGCACGAATCCGGCGGACGGCGTAGTGTGGACGGTGCACACGATCCGGAGTCAGGAGGCCCTCCGTGCGACTCGATCCCGCATCCCGAATCCTGCTCGCGCTCGTCGTCAGCCTGGTCGTGACCTTCACCGCCGCGGCCATCGGGGCGCGGGCGTCGATCGACGCCGCGACCTTCTACGGTGCGCTCGACAAGCCCGCCTTCGCGCCGCCGGGCTGGATCTTCGGTCCGACGTGGACGCTGCTCTACCTGTCGATGGCGATGGCGGCCTTCGGCGTGTGGAAGGTCCGCGGCTGGTCGGGCGCCCGGGGAGCCCTCACGCTCTACCTCGTGCAGCTCGTCTTCAACGCGCTGTGGAGCGTGTTCTTCTTCGGGATGCGCCTGGGGACGTGGTCGCTGGTCGACATCGGAGTCCTGTGGGTGCTGCTGGTCGCGACCGTGGTCGCGTTCTGGCGCGTGCGGTGGGGACTCGGTCTGCTGCTCGTGCCCTACCTGCTCTGGGTGAGCTTCGCCGCGGCCCTGAACGTCGCCGTCGTCCGCATGAACCCGGCGGCCTTCGGCTGAGAGTGCGTGTCGCAGGAAAGGCCGTGCGTCGGCGCACGGTCGGGAGGTCTGATCATGCCGTCACGGTCCGAGGACGTCGAACACCTGGAAGAGGCGATCCGTCTCGCCGAGCAGAACGTCCGTGCCGGGGGCGGTCCGTTCGGCGCGGTGGTCGTACGCGACGGGGACGTGATCGCGCGCGGGGTGAACCGCGTCACCGTCGATCTCGATCCCACCGCGCACGCCGAGGTCGTCGCGATCCGCGCGGCGTGTGAGGTGCTCGACGACTTCCAGTTGCACGGGTGCACGATCTACGCGAGCTGCGAGCCGTGTCCCATGTGTCTCGGTGCGATCCACTGGGCCCGGCCCGAGGCGATCGTCTGGGCCGCCGAACGCGAGGATGCCGCCGAGGCGGGGTTCGACGACTCGCACATCTACGAACAGATCCCTCTGCCGCCGGATCGGCGGGCGCTGACCAGCCGACAGGTCGACCATCCGGACGCACGGCGTCCCTTCCGGGCGTGGCTCGCGCACGACGCACGGACGCGGTACTGAGCGGCGTGTCAAGACCCGGCTCAACCGAAGGACCAACGCAGCCCGAGGATCACCCAGCACAGCAGGACGTTCCCGAAGGTACTCCGCTCCGAGCGCAGCGTGGACCCGAGCCGGAAGTCGAGGGTCTGCCCCGATCGATACGGGGCGATCCGCGGGACGAAGCGCGGGACCTTCGCCGCGTAGACCTCGTACGCCTCGCCGAACTCCGCACGCAGGTGCTCTTCCTCGAGCGAGACGATCATCGCGTACTGCGCCACGAACAGTGCGACGTAGAGCAGCAGCATCCACGGCATCCAGGCCCAGGCCATGATGCAGACGCCCAGGCTCAGGAAGAAGTTGCCCACGTACAGCGGGTTCCGGACGTGCGCGTAGGGTCCGCTCACAACGAGCACCTCGCCCCCGACGCCGCGCGTCGTGCGGGTGGCACTGCCCGCGTAGCCGACCGCCCACACCCGGACGGCCTCGCCCAGGATCGCCGTGCCCAGTCCCGCCACGAAGCTCGTCACGGTCGTCTCGGCCAGGATCACGGCGGCCACGAGGATCGGGATCGGCGTGTAGCTCCGCGCGTTGAAGATCCGTTCTCGGAGGTCCAAGGGTGGGGTCTCCTCGGAGTTCGGTGGAGCGAGATCGGAACGAGAAGCGGCGGTGGGGAGGAGACCACCGTCGTGTTCGATCAGAAACGGCGGCTCCACTGGAGCGCGACTCCGTCCAATCCTACCCGAGCGGGACGGTGATCGAGAACGACCAACCATCGGTCATCCCGTCCTCGTCCGCTCGCTCCCGCGTGAACACCCACCCCGACAGCGACCCCAGCACCGCTCCAGCGATCACGTCGCGCACATGATGCCGATCGGCCTTCACCCGGCCGACGCCCACGATCGCCGCGACCGCCAGGGCCGGGTAGGTCCACGGCGAGTCCTGTCGGATCATCCAGGTCGTCGCCGCCGCGAAGGCGTTCGCGGTGTGGTTCGAGGGAAAGCTGTCCAGGCTGCTTCCGTCGGGACGCTCGGCATCGATGAGCGCCTTGCCGACGAGCCCAACGGCACTGGCCACGCCCACGCTGAGCGCCGCCTGCCCCACACCCCGGCCGTCCTCCTCGAGAGTGGGAACGGCCAACGACGTCAGCACGAGACCGTACGCGCCGATGTCACTGGCCAGCCCCCAGTCGTCGGCCCGGGCGGGGAGCGCCACGAGCTGGGCGACGACGAGCAGCACGAGGCAGGTCGATCGAGAAACGGGGAGGGTGGAACGAACGTTCATGGGTGGTGGGCCGAGGATGCACCGGGAGGACGAGCGGTGGCAAGTGCGGCGAGGCCGCAACCCCGACGAACGCAGGGCGCGGTCGCGCCGGAACGGAGCCGAGCGGGCCGGACGCCGTCATCGCTACCGTGCTCAGCGATCCGTCGTGCGCTGCGCGCATCCAGGATGTCCGTTGCGTTCGTCCGATGCGAAGCGAACCCGTACAGGGCCACCCCACCACGAAACGCACTCCTGACTCGGGACGCCTCCGAAAGCTCAGTCGATCCTGCACGCGTCGATGATCGCCGCCTGCATGCTGGCCACGGCGTGTCCGCAGCCGGCCACGATCAGCCGATCCTCGCTTTCGATCGCGGTGGACGCCGTCATCGTGCGGAGGCGCTGGTCGCCGCGCTCGATCCCGATCACGGTTACCCCGAAGTCGCGTCGGAAGTGCAGTTCTCCCAATGTCTTGCCGCCGAGGCCACAGGCGGACGGCACGTCCACGGCAGCAATGGTGAACGTGTCGTCGCCGTCCTGGGAACCGAACTCGCGCTGCGTGATGAGGGCCACCGCAGACTCGAGGTTCTCCCGCTCGCCCAGCAGAACGACTCGGTCGCCGGGATAGAGAGTGTAGCTCGCTTCGGGATCGAAGGTCGTCCGGCCCGCGCGGCTGACCGCCAGAATGCTCACGCCGGTCGTCTGGCGCAGCGGGATCCGACCGATGGTCCGTCCGGCCCACACGCTTCCGGTTTCGAGCCGAACCTCCCTCAGCGCGTTGGGCCACTCGACATCCGACGGGAGCTGGTGCAGCGCGGTGTTCATCGCGTCGACGGCCAGCTCGGCGGCGTCGGCATACCGCCGCAGCATGAGGTCGACACCGAGTGTCTCGTAACGCTTCGCGTCGGTCCGGGTGCGCGCCGAGAGCGCCAGCTTCCCGGGGTATGCCGCCGCCCAGAGCAGGTTGACGAGCGAGGTGGTCACGTCGGGGTCCGGCACCGCGATCAGCACCCAGCGCGTGTTTCGGATCGGCAGGTGCTCGAGCAGGTCGGGGTCTTCCATGTCACCGTAGATCACCGGTACGTTCTGCTCACGCCAGTACCGCAGTGCCTGCGGGTCGAAGTCCACACCCACGACCCTCTGCCCCCGCCCGATCAGCCCACGCACGATGGCTCCGCCGTAGTTGCCGAGCCCCACGACCAGGACGTCGACGTGGTCGAGCGCCCGGACATCCAACTCGTCCGGCGTCTCCTCGCGGAACGGTACCCGCCGCTCGAACAGAGCCAGCGCCGGGCTCACCCATCGATACAGCGTACGCGAATAGAGGATCATGTACGTGGAAAGACCGATCGTGATCAGCCCGACCAGCGTCACCAGCCCGACCGTCGCCTCGTCGACGTGGCCCAGGGCGTACCCCAACCCGATGAGGATCAGCGAGAACTCAGAGATCTGCGCCACGGTCAGACCGGCCAGGAATCCCGTGCGCTTCCGATAGCCCATGTATCCCATGATCGCCATGACGATCAGTGGATTGCCCACGAGCACGAACGCAGAGAGGACTGCCGCCGATACGACTTCGTCGCCCAGGAGCGACAGGTCCAGCGCAGAACCCAGATGGATGAAGAAGAAGAGCAGCAGGAAGTCACGAAGGCTGACCAATCGCGAGCCGATCGCGTCGCGGTAGGGCGTCGAAGCGATCGACATGCCGGCCGCGAATGCCCCGACCTCTTTGCTGAAGCCCAACCAATCACCGAACGCGGCCAGGCCCACCGCCCAGGCGATCGAGAAGAGCACGAGCAACTCGGGCGCCCCCGACAGTTGCCGGAGCAACCAGGGCAGCGGGCGCTTCATCAGCAGCAACACGCCGCCGAGGAAGAGGACGCCGTAGAGGATCACGTTGCCGAACTTCCAGAGCAACGTCTCCTCGCCGGCCGCCCCTGCGCCGTAGGCCGAGAGCGCGATCATCGCCAACACGACGGCGAGATCCTGGACGATCAGGAACCCGATGGCGATCCGTCCGTGCAGCGCGTCGATCTCTCGTTTGTCCGACAGCAGCTTCACGATGATGATCGTGCTCGAGAACGTGAGGGCCACCGCCACGTAGATCGCTGCCGTGGTGTCCATGCCGAGCAGCCGCGCTATTCCGAACCCGCCCAGCGACGTGAACAGCACCTGGCCCAGACCCGTGGCCAGCGCCACGCGCCCCATGGTGCGGATCATCACGAGGTCGAGCTTGAGACCGACGATGAACAGCAGGATGCTGATGCCGATCTCGGCGAGCAGCTCGAGCGAGTGGGGATCGTCGACGAGGTCCAGTGCGTGGGGTCCGGCCAGGATGCCCACGGCGATGAACGAAACGATCAACGGCTGTTTGAGCCTGCTACCGACGAATCCGGCGGCTGCGGCCAGGCACAGCACGAGGGCCGTCTGGACGAACACGACCTGGGTAGGAGCGCCGGCGCCGACGGCCGCGAGAAGCGGCACGTGCACGTTCTTGCATCTTTCGGGTACGACGATGTCGTCGTGGGCGGCGCAGCGGGTCGGCTTTCAAGGTAAGCGCGTGGGTCGCGGACCGCGAGAGGTCCGAGAAGGTGCCGCATGCGTCACGGGGAGCACGGACCCGATCGGGAACTCCGCTCCGACTTCCGCTGCGGAAGCGACACCCTCGATCGGATGAACCGGACGCCTCCCCCGTGGAACATCCTCGATCGGTCCCCGCACCGGCCCGAGCCAGAGCCTCCGATCCGGATTCAGGGGCGAGTCACGAGCGGCACGTCGTCCTGATCGGCACCGACTCCGGCAACACGCGGTCGCGCGATCGGTAGTTCGACGTCCTCCTGGGCTCGAAGGGTCAGATCCGCGAAGCCCTCGCCCAGACCGCTCCCCACCACGTGCACCCCACGCGTGCTGGCTCCACGCGACCAGATCGACCCGTGCAGATCCGACGTGCGAACGTTGGAATCCACGCCGGTGCCCTCCGACGGCATGGGCCCGCGGTAGGGCGTGACTACGAACTTCAGTTCGCCGTCGGCGGTGGTGGGCGCCGGAGACGCCGCCACACTCGTGCCGGTGACGAAGTGGCTCTCGTCGATCCTGCGAGGATTTCGATCGTCGTCCAGGTAGCGGAGGCCCATCTCGATCAGGTAGAAGTCGGCGCCCTCGACCGCGGTCCATGCGAAGAGCGGCTCGCTGCCGATCGGGACGGACTGGACGGGGGCCGAGACGACCTCGGCACGGTCCTCGCCGCGATCGAGAAGCGGAACCGGGACGATCGCGCTCTCGTCGGCCTCCAAGAGCTCCAGTACGACCGTGTCCCCGGCGGCGAACTCCCGGTCGACCATGTCACGCAGGTCCATGACCCAGTAGCCGTCCTCCGGCGCCCAATAGAACCAGCGGCCGTCCTCGCCTGCGAACGTTCGTCCGTCGACACGGACCGAATCGATGACGTTGCCGGTCTGGGACATGTCCCAGGCCTCGATCCATCCGGAGAGCGATCCTCCGGAGGCCGACACCGAACCGAGCACGAAGAGCGACGGCGAGGAGGCCGACGGTGCGGTCGGGGAATCGTCGTCGTCGCAGCCGGCGGCGAGGGTTGTGGTGATCAGGACCAGGAACAGTCTCAGCAGGACGTTCATGACCAGTGTCTCCTTCCGAGGAGTCCGAGGGACGGAGCCCTCGCTCGTGCGTAGCGGTCGTTCACGAGGACAAGCCGCGGTACCGGAGGTGGAACCCGTCAGGCGGATGCGCCGTCGCGGGAGGTCCGGACCCGCGCGACGAGGATTGACGGGTTCGGCCGTCGTTTCGCGGCTTGTCTGCCGAGTCCGCACCGCGACCGGCGCGGCTGCACGTCCTCCGACCCGGGATAAGACCATGTCCCACCGAAGTGCACTCCACTCGTGCCGGGTCCCGAGGGTCCTGGCGATCCTCTGGCTCGTCCTGCTCGCCGTTCCCTCCCAGGCGATCGACCGTGCCGCGGTCTGGCACCGTGGCATCCACCTCGCCGACTTCGAGGTTTCCGGCGCGCCGCGCATGCTCGAAGAGGTCGGCGTCCGCGTGGATCGGCCCGGAACGTTCCTGGTGACCTTCGACGGCCAGTGTCTGTCGTATCCCGACGACCCGATCCACTTCCTGCTGCTGAGCGATCGCGACCAGGCGCTCGGGCAGGCGCTCGGGCAGTCGCTCCGCCAGATCCAGGCGATCGACGGCGACGTGCCGCGCGGTCACTTCTCGGCCACGCTGCACCGCGCGGTCGGTCCGGGGCACTTCACCTTCCAGGCCTACGCGCAGATCCCCGGTGGGGCGAAAGGCGTGGCAGACGACGACGGCCGTCCGCTCGTTTCCGTCGAGGAAGGGATGATTCCCCGCGACCCCGCCCTACATCGCTCTGGAGCACGTGCGGCTCGAAGGGAGGCAGGACCGACTCCACGTTGCTCGAAGAGACCGACGAGACCGTCAGCGGCTCGCTCGCGCGCCCTCCCAGATCCTCGTGGCGGTCGGCG contains:
- a CDS encoding RyR domain-containing protein, whose product is MTDRIDTSAVEVPASLIPLRERLAAHIHAVWAEGRRRGGWTWGPRRDDEALTHPGLVPYDDLSESEKDYDRNTALETLKAVLALGYRLESPQTDDPEAGTDSMT
- a CDS encoding isoprenylcysteine carboxylmethyltransferase family protein, with amino-acid sequence MDLRERIFNARSYTPIPILVAAVILAETTVTSFVAGLGTAILGEAVRVWAVGYAGSATRTTRGVGGEVLVVSGPYAHVRNPLYVGNFFLSLGVCIMAWAWMPWMLLLYVALFVAQYAMIVSLEEEHLRAEFGEAYEVYAAKVPRFVPRIAPYRSGQTLDFRLGSTLRSERSTFGNVLLCWVILGLRWSFG
- a CDS encoding nucleoside deaminase, with product MPSRSEDVEHLEEAIRLAEQNVRAGGGPFGAVVVRDGDVIARGVNRVTVDLDPTAHAEVVAIRAACEVLDDFQLHGCTIYASCEPCPMCLGAIHWARPEAIVWAAEREDAAEAGFDDSHIYEQIPLPPDRRALTSRQVDHPDARRPFRAWLAHDARTRY
- a CDS encoding cation:proton antiporter; the protein is MPLLAAVGAGAPTQVVFVQTALVLCLAAAAGFVGSRLKQPLIVSFIAVGILAGPHALDLVDDPHSLELLAEIGISILLFIVGLKLDLVMIRTMGRVALATGLGQVLFTSLGGFGIARLLGMDTTAAIYVAVALTFSSTIIIVKLLSDKREIDALHGRIAIGFLIVQDLAVVLAMIALSAYGAGAAGEETLLWKFGNVILYGVLFLGGVLLLMKRPLPWLLRQLSGAPELLVLFSIAWAVGLAAFGDWLGFSKEVGAFAAGMSIASTPYRDAIGSRLVSLRDFLLLFFFIHLGSALDLSLLGDEVVSAAVLSAFVLVGNPLIVMAIMGYMGYRKRTGFLAGLTVAQISEFSLILIGLGYALGHVDEATVGLVTLVGLITIGLSTYMILYSRTLYRWVSPALALFERRVPFREETPDELDVRALDHVDVLVVGLGNYGGAIVRGLIGRGQRVVGVDFDPQALRYWREQNVPVIYGDMEDPDLLEHLPIRNTRWVLIAVPDPDVTTSLVNLLWAAAYPGKLALSARTRTDAKRYETLGVDLMLRRYADAAELAVDAMNTALHQLPSDVEWPNALREVRLETGSVWAGRTIGRIPLRQTTGVSILAVSRAGRTTFDPEASYTLYPGDRVVLLGERENLESAVALITQREFGSQDGDDTFTIAAVDVPSACGLGGKTLGELHFRRDFGVTVIGIERGDQRLRTMTASTAIESEDRLIVAGCGHAVASMQAAIIDACRID
- a CDS encoding TspO/MBR family protein is translated as MRLDPASRILLALVVSLVVTFTAAAIGARASIDAATFYGALDKPAFAPPGWIFGPTWTLLYLSMAMAAFGVWKVRGWSGARGALTLYLVQLVFNALWSVFFFGMRLGTWSLVDIGVLWVLLVATVVAFWRVRWGLGLLLVPYLLWVSFAAALNVAVVRMNPAAFG
- a CDS encoding NAD-binding protein — protein: MRRLLVRLLHVVQHNFRVITITSAVLCVVSAWSAIVILEHGMPRESGSASGFLGFVQRIASDGYRVAGTLVLEGPQIRDDERGYDPDHEELGRHLLFVARTAALVFNLSLAVAIVLAVSRRWQESLERSHFRASSRRTPYVVCFGLGRLNMQVVHDLRSDDEETRRRVGPKRNVIVVESDPANPWLDEASTLGALVIVGDVTSPEIRERAGLDAAGDLIIACGDDALNIDIARDVIQAHRTGEIERRREMKRAPAPYGHLQCRVHVGEQELSELLAEHDLFECQLDPVDLHTFSSWNNAALDLLLNPAHGLATVHVPASHEIPWYGIFGFERAGQVIALEIARLAHFPCARRPRMTIHDHGIDDLKRGFLARHPGFAPDETIDLEEHAARPDPDKDRWSHRGYRVNSAWSAPTGEGVEYVCTAEFREMNSRAESPDDVARLLRLMRTDGDEPVKPALIVCFADERKNVRSALRLQSRLLGLTDAEHPVCVPIYVHVPTEEGLGRMLREAERHPRFPIIPFGLADDTAGYDVITHPVREDVASIIHLSYLEALDGDRAVRTDDERRRMAERAWECMTPAEKAQNYTAAAHALVKLACLGYRYRPALPGESAPPIDVHDLERLAPVEHNRWMAERLVLGWRFGSYPEGYDRLTEDGKRDVRAAMGTRKLRGSLVPWDALSEEEKEKDRSQVNRLQSDLELAGQVIESVPASGSSVCGDSSR
- a CDS encoding phosphatase PAP2 family protein, whose product is MLLVVAQLVALPARADDWGLASDIGAYGLVLTSLAVPTLEEDGRGVGQAALSVGVASAVGLVGKALIDAERPDGSSLDSFPSNHTANAFAAATTWMIRQDSPWTYPALAVAAIVGVGRVKADRHHVRDVIAGAVLGSLSGWVFTRERADEDGMTDGWSFSITVPLG